A genomic window from Alkalihalobacillus sp. AL-G includes:
- the aroC gene encoding chorismate synthase — protein MRYLTAGESHGPQLTVIIEGVPSNLELSKEMIDYELQRRQKGHGRGRRMQIESDAVKIVGGVRHGKTTGAPIALIVENKDWKHWQTIMGSEPISEEEADQMKRIITKPRPGHADLNGAIKYNHRDMRNVLERSSARETTVRVAAGAVAKVLLKQFNISTAGHVVEIGGVKVEEQSFQSLAQLREVTEGSPVRCFDHDTGEKMMEAIDLAKKNGDSIGGIVEVIVEGVPIGLGSHVHYDRKLDAKIGAAIISINAFKGVEFGIGFTAASKPGSEVHDEILWNEQYGYYRKTNNLGGFEGGMTNGMPIVVRGVMKPIPTLYKPLQSVDIETKEPFTASIERSDSCAVPSASVVAEAVVAWELANALTEKFGNESMEMIRSNFDQYATYSKGF, from the coding sequence ATGCGTTATTTAACAGCGGGAGAGTCACATGGACCACAATTGACTGTGATTATTGAAGGCGTTCCTTCGAACCTTGAACTGAGCAAGGAGATGATCGATTACGAACTACAGCGAAGACAAAAGGGACACGGTCGTGGACGTAGAATGCAAATTGAGTCGGATGCGGTCAAAATCGTTGGTGGAGTCCGACACGGGAAAACCACCGGTGCGCCAATCGCGCTAATTGTTGAAAATAAAGACTGGAAGCACTGGCAAACCATCATGGGAAGTGAACCGATTTCAGAAGAAGAAGCCGATCAAATGAAACGGATCATTACGAAGCCGCGCCCTGGTCATGCCGATTTGAACGGAGCGATCAAATACAATCACCGGGATATGAGAAACGTCTTAGAGCGCTCTTCTGCCCGTGAAACGACAGTAAGAGTTGCTGCAGGTGCGGTGGCAAAAGTGTTGCTTAAACAGTTCAACATCAGTACTGCAGGTCATGTTGTCGAAATCGGCGGAGTAAAAGTAGAGGAACAAAGCTTTCAATCTCTTGCACAGCTACGAGAAGTGACTGAAGGATCGCCCGTGCGCTGCTTCGATCACGATACAGGTGAAAAAATGATGGAAGCGATCGATCTGGCGAAAAAGAATGGTGACTCGATCGGAGGTATTGTAGAAGTGATCGTGGAAGGCGTTCCGATTGGACTTGGAAGCCATGTCCATTATGATCGAAAGCTTGATGCGAAAATCGGGGCTGCGATCATCAGTATCAATGCCTTTAAAGGAGTCGAATTCGGCATTGGCTTTACCGCGGCTAGTAAACCGGGAAGTGAGGTTCATGACGAAATTCTCTGGAATGAACAATACGGTTACTATCGTAAAACGAATAATCTCGGTGGATTTGAAGGTGGGATGACAAACGGAATGCCGATTGTCGTAAGAGGTGTGATGAAACCGATTCCGACCCTTTATAAGCCACTTCAAAGTGTGGACATCGAAACGAAAGAGCCGTTTACCGCGAGTATCGAACGTTCAGACAGCTGTGCCGTTCCTTCAGCAAGTGTGGTCGCTGAAGCAGTTGTAGCCTGGGAACTAGCCAATGCTTTGACTGAAAAATTCGGCAATGAATCGATGGAGATGATTCGTTCAAATTTTGACCAGTATGCAACGTACTCAAAGGGGTTTTAA
- a CDS encoding phosphoribosylanthranilate isomerase — protein MTALKICGIQTIQEYERIAKHEIDYAGFVLAPSKRRVTPEHVRTIIDKSKVKSSMKQVAVLVDLSLEEIVHTCELVKFDVIQLHGDEDTDLIEQIRNKMNIEIWKAIPHSEKSLTMMDKYMDAVDGFVIDTKVPGKRGGTGLSFDWSTIPAYSKLANLEQKRCFIAGGITPENVTECLTFQPYGIDLSSGVEKGNRKDDTLLNLLIERMKNFDYNHSK, from the coding sequence ATGACCGCTCTAAAGATTTGTGGGATTCAAACGATTCAAGAGTATGAGCGGATTGCGAAACATGAGATTGATTATGCTGGATTTGTTTTGGCACCGAGCAAAAGGCGGGTCACCCCTGAACACGTCCGTACGATAATCGATAAGTCCAAGGTTAAATCCAGCATGAAGCAGGTCGCTGTATTGGTTGATTTGAGTTTAGAAGAAATTGTCCATACCTGCGAACTGGTTAAGTTTGATGTCATTCAGCTTCATGGTGATGAGGATACCGACTTGATCGAACAGATTCGGAACAAGATGAATATTGAAATTTGGAAGGCGATTCCACATTCTGAAAAATCTCTTACGATGATGGACAAGTACATGGATGCAGTTGATGGATTTGTAATCGATACGAAAGTTCCTGGTAAAAGAGGCGGCACTGGACTAAGTTTTGACTGGAGTACGATTCCTGCATATAGCAAGCTTGCCAATCTCGAACAAAAGCGGTGTTTTATTGCTGGTGGGATTACACCGGAAAATGTTACGGAATGTCTAACCTTTCAGCCATACGGCATTGATTTATCCAGTGGAGTCGAAAAAGGAAATCGAAAGGACGATACATTGTTAAATTTACTCATAGAAAGGATGAAAAATTTTGACTATAACCATTCCAAGTGA
- the trpA gene encoding tryptophan synthase subunit alpha yields MNRFDQIRNKKEPIFIPFLMAGDPTEADTIDLALLLQEEGADVLEIGIPYSDPLADGPVIQEAAKRALKGGMNLEKAMKMVGKMRKSGLHIPIVLFTYYNLLLQLGQQHVIDKMNEYGIDGLLVPDLPFEESESLRNGCKDSRICCISLVAPTTSPERLIKISQNAEGFLYCVSSLGVTGERNAFHPEVQRLVQEAKFYSNVPVALGFGISSREQFEEVSKICDGVIIGSSLIRKAEELQSVSSGMETENWKESFKSYVGSLLPSKSSTF; encoded by the coding sequence ATGAACAGGTTTGATCAAATAAGGAATAAAAAAGAACCGATATTCATCCCGTTTCTGATGGCAGGAGATCCTACTGAAGCCGATACGATTGACTTGGCTCTTCTATTACAGGAGGAGGGTGCCGATGTACTCGAAATTGGAATCCCTTATTCCGATCCACTTGCGGATGGACCGGTCATTCAGGAGGCTGCGAAGCGCGCCCTTAAGGGTGGTATGAATCTTGAGAAAGCAATGAAAATGGTTGGAAAAATGCGAAAATCAGGACTCCACATCCCTATTGTTCTGTTTACTTATTACAATCTTTTGCTACAATTAGGACAACAGCATGTGATCGACAAAATGAATGAATACGGTATCGACGGACTGCTTGTTCCCGACCTCCCGTTTGAGGAAAGTGAGTCGCTTCGAAATGGATGCAAGGATAGTCGCATCTGTTGCATCTCACTGGTTGCACCGACGACCTCTCCGGAACGGTTGATTAAAATCTCTCAAAATGCAGAAGGCTTCTTATATTGCGTATCATCACTTGGTGTAACCGGTGAACGGAATGCCTTTCATCCCGAGGTACAACGGTTAGTACAGGAAGCTAAGTTTTATTCGAACGTACCAGTAGCATTGGGGTTTGGAATTTCAAGCCGCGAGCAATTTGAAGAAGTAAGCAAAATTTGCGATGGCGTGATTATCGGTAGTTCTTTAATCCGTAAAGCAGAAGAGCTTCAATCTGTTTCAAGTGGAATGGAAACAGAGAATTGGAAAGAATCTTTTAAAAGTTATGTAGGTTCCCTTCTTCCTTCTAAATCGTCAACTTTTTGA
- the trpC gene encoding indole-3-glycerol phosphate synthase TrpC: MLKQIIEVKQEEIKTLEKPVYTGKFTSRSLIDAIKDRSRDVALIAEVKKASPSKGVIRKDFDPVAIAVEYASSQVDAISVITDRTFFQGNPTFLTQIKRAVDLPILRKDFIIDRIQLEESKAIGADAVLLIAAALQVEKAKELYEYASELGLEVLLEVHTEEELMRILDFFTPDLIGINNRNLETFDTNLENTLRISRMLPDHIPFVSESGIQTNADIQYVKKVSASAVLVGESLMKSKDINEAVCCLLEDRISI; encoded by the coding sequence ATGCTTAAGCAAATCATTGAAGTAAAACAAGAAGAGATCAAAACATTAGAAAAGCCCGTATACACCGGTAAGTTTACAAGTCGTTCACTGATTGATGCAATAAAAGATCGCTCACGTGATGTCGCACTTATAGCTGAGGTGAAAAAAGCCTCTCCATCTAAAGGTGTGATCCGGAAGGACTTTGACCCTGTTGCGATTGCTGTCGAGTATGCGTCAAGTCAGGTTGATGCGATTTCGGTTATTACTGATCGGACTTTTTTTCAAGGGAATCCCACCTTTCTGACCCAAATCAAACGAGCCGTTGACCTTCCCATCTTGCGCAAGGATTTTATTATCGATCGGATCCAATTGGAGGAAAGTAAAGCGATTGGAGCAGATGCCGTTCTGTTGATCGCTGCAGCATTACAAGTTGAAAAAGCTAAGGAGCTTTATGAGTATGCAAGTGAACTCGGATTGGAGGTACTCCTAGAGGTTCATACCGAGGAGGAGCTTATGAGGATCCTAGACTTTTTCACTCCCGATTTAATCGGCATCAATAATCGTAACCTCGAAACGTTTGATACGAACCTTGAAAATACGTTGAGGATTTCACGAATGTTACCGGATCATATACCGTTCGTAAGTGAAAGCGGAATTCAAACGAATGCTGATATTCAATATGTAAAAAAAGTCAGTGCCTCTGCTGTTCTTGTTGGGGAATCGTTAATGAAATCAAAGGATATTAATGAGGCAGTATGTTGCCTTCTCGAGGATCGAATTTCAATATGA
- the aroB gene encoding 3-dehydroquinate synthase — METIDIKTGSKQYPVHIGGGASTLLQDVLHKQVSECSGILIITDSNVAPLYLREIKSMLTDLPVFEWVIPAGESSKSLREYEKIISYALNRKLDRKSVIVALGGGVVGDIAGFVAATYLRGVAFIQMPTTLLAHDSSVGGKVGVNHTAGKNLIGAFYQPEAVIYDLHYLKSLSRKEWRSGFAEIIKSSLIRDHELYRFLNEKVLDFPIEDDEALVHAVFAAISIKAGIVQEDEYESGVRAYLNFGHTLGHAIEAESRYQHIPHGEAVMIGMLFSIRLSERIYGKSLMPVDLLQWIKNMGYSIWHPSLARPELLIERMKQDKKNAGQEIRMVLYAGFEQVRTSGVPEDLLLEELKHFDKWSKKCESS, encoded by the coding sequence GTGGAAACAATTGATATCAAAACAGGTTCGAAGCAGTATCCCGTTCACATAGGGGGAGGAGCCTCGACACTTTTACAGGACGTACTCCATAAACAGGTGAGTGAATGCTCAGGAATCCTTATCATAACTGATAGCAATGTCGCACCGTTATATTTACGGGAAATTAAAAGCATGTTGACTGATCTTCCAGTGTTCGAGTGGGTGATCCCAGCTGGGGAGTCGAGTAAATCATTACGCGAGTATGAAAAAATCATCAGTTATGCATTGAATAGGAAACTGGATCGGAAGTCAGTCATTGTCGCGCTTGGTGGCGGCGTTGTCGGAGATATTGCTGGATTTGTTGCAGCGACGTATTTACGAGGTGTAGCGTTCATACAAATGCCTACAACCTTATTGGCCCACGATAGCAGTGTCGGTGGTAAGGTGGGCGTCAATCATACGGCAGGGAAGAATTTGATTGGAGCATTTTACCAGCCTGAAGCCGTCATCTATGATCTTCACTATTTAAAATCGTTGTCACGTAAAGAATGGCGGTCAGGATTTGCTGAAATCATTAAAAGTTCATTGATCCGGGATCACGAATTATATCGATTTCTTAATGAAAAGGTTCTCGATTTCCCGATAGAAGATGATGAGGCACTTGTACACGCCGTTTTTGCAGCAATCAGTATAAAAGCTGGAATTGTACAAGAGGATGAATATGAATCAGGTGTCCGTGCTTACTTGAATTTCGGACATACATTGGGTCATGCGATTGAAGCGGAGAGTCGTTATCAACATATTCCACATGGAGAAGCGGTTATGATCGGTATGCTTTTTTCGATTCGTTTGAGCGAAAGAATCTACGGGAAATCGTTGATGCCAGTTGACCTTCTACAGTGGATCAAAAATATGGGCTATTCCATATGGCACCCATCTTTAGCTAGACCGGAGCTTTTGATCGAGAGAATGAAACAGGATAAGAAGAATGCAGGTCAAGAGATTCGGATGGTCTTATATGCCGGATTTGAACAGGTACGAACAAGCGGGGTACCTGAAGACCTATTGCTAGAAGAATTGAAACACTTCGATAAATGGAGCAAAAAGTGTGAATCTTCTTGA
- the hisC gene encoding histidinol-phosphate transaminase produces the protein MKAKEQILTLKAYQPGKPIEEVKRELGLTSVTKLASNENPFGCAPAVKDAVMDELDRVSIYPDGYAAEIRDKLAHYLGVLPRQILFGNGSDEVVEMFCRTYLSPDTNTVMAKPTFPQYRHNSVIEGAEIREIALDDQGHHDLDEMYEAIDENTKIVWICSPNNPTGTYVSKEKLVSFLERVPKDVIVACDEAYCEYVVAEDYPDTLALQRDYPNLVVFRTFSKAFGLASLRIGYGVAHEDLISVVDPVREPFNTSRVAQRAAISALDHLEYIEMCRIRNREGMDLYEHFCEQYDLGYYPSQGNFILIDFKTKQGDEVFQFLLQQGYIVRSGNALGFPTSVRITIGSEEQNKGIIDCLSNWLDAESEK, from the coding sequence GTGAAAGCAAAGGAACAGATTTTAACATTGAAGGCTTATCAACCAGGTAAACCAATTGAAGAGGTAAAGCGTGAGCTCGGGCTTACTTCAGTAACAAAATTAGCGTCGAATGAAAATCCTTTCGGTTGTGCTCCAGCTGTTAAAGATGCGGTAATGGATGAACTCGATCGGGTTTCGATTTATCCAGACGGGTACGCAGCAGAAATTCGGGATAAGCTGGCACATTATCTCGGTGTTCTACCGAGGCAAATTTTATTTGGAAATGGGTCTGATGAGGTTGTAGAGATGTTTTGTAGGACGTACCTTAGCCCTGATACGAATACGGTTATGGCTAAGCCTACATTTCCACAGTATCGTCATAATTCTGTTATTGAAGGGGCAGAAATCCGAGAAATTGCATTGGACGATCAAGGCCACCATGATCTCGACGAAATGTATGAAGCAATCGATGAAAACACGAAGATTGTTTGGATTTGCAGTCCGAACAACCCGACAGGTACATATGTTTCTAAGGAAAAGTTGGTATCTTTTTTAGAACGTGTCCCTAAAGACGTTATCGTTGCCTGTGATGAAGCGTATTGTGAGTATGTTGTTGCAGAGGATTATCCAGATACCCTTGCCTTGCAGCGTGATTATCCGAATCTTGTTGTTTTCCGAACCTTTTCAAAGGCATTCGGACTCGCTTCTTTACGAATCGGGTACGGTGTGGCACATGAGGATTTAATCAGTGTCGTCGATCCTGTCCGCGAGCCGTTCAACACCTCTAGAGTTGCACAAAGAGCCGCGATTTCTGCACTGGATCATCTTGAGTATATTGAAATGTGTCGAATTCGCAATCGAGAAGGAATGGATTTATATGAGCACTTTTGCGAGCAGTATGACCTTGGCTATTATCCGTCCCAAGGGAACTTCATTTTAATAGATTTCAAAACAAAGCAAGGCGATGAAGTTTTTCAATTTCTGTTGCAGCAAGGATATATTGTCCGGTCTGGCAACGCCCTCGGATTTCCAACCTCTGTTCGAATCACGATCGGAAGCGAGGAACAAAACAAGGGAATCATCGACTGCCTCTCAAACTGGCTGGATGCTGAATCCGAAAAATAA
- the trpD gene encoding anthranilate phosphoribosyltransferase yields the protein MFKNLLSKGINGSTYTEAESRALMDDIMTGVATENQVASLLTLLRFRGETIDELTGFVKSMRKHAVPFSTPFDNVVDTCGTGGDGAGTFNISTAAAIVMASIGVKVAKHGNRAFSSKSGSADVLEHLNIPIQLDREEALQALEEHSMCFLYAPNYHAAMKHAVNPRKEIGFRTVFNILGPLCNPASCQRQLLGVADPILAGKIAAVAQRIGMQKVMVVTGDDGLDECSITTTSTLLEVTPQSIKKVKIDPTDVGLVKGNLMELSISSSSDSAALIQNIFKGKANRSAIEIVVLNAAVGLVVADKVQSLEAGVKLSKQAIDSGNVWDHYLKMSGSRGMNRVYA from the coding sequence ATGTTTAAAAATCTATTATCTAAAGGAATCAACGGGTCGACCTATACGGAAGCGGAGTCGAGGGCTCTGATGGATGACATCATGACAGGTGTTGCTACTGAGAACCAAGTCGCAAGTTTATTGACACTACTCCGTTTTCGAGGTGAAACGATTGATGAGCTGACTGGCTTTGTTAAATCGATGAGAAAACATGCGGTCCCATTTTCGACCCCGTTTGATAACGTAGTCGATACGTGTGGAACCGGCGGAGATGGAGCAGGAACCTTTAATATTTCCACAGCAGCTGCGATTGTTATGGCATCAATTGGGGTAAAAGTCGCGAAACACGGTAATCGTGCATTTTCATCTAAAAGCGGAAGTGCTGATGTCTTGGAGCATTTGAATATCCCGATTCAATTAGACCGAGAGGAAGCTTTGCAGGCGTTGGAAGAACATTCGATGTGTTTTCTCTATGCACCAAATTATCATGCTGCAATGAAGCATGCAGTCAATCCACGAAAGGAAATCGGCTTTCGAACCGTATTCAACATCCTAGGTCCACTTTGCAATCCTGCATCGTGTCAACGTCAGTTGCTCGGTGTAGCCGACCCTATTCTAGCTGGGAAAATAGCAGCTGTAGCGCAACGAATCGGAATGCAAAAAGTGATGGTCGTAACAGGTGATGATGGACTTGACGAATGTTCGATTACAACAACCTCTACGTTATTGGAAGTAACTCCACAATCGATTAAAAAGGTTAAAATCGATCCGACGGACGTTGGTCTTGTAAAGGGGAATTTAATGGAGCTTTCGATTTCGTCTTCCTCTGATAGTGCGGCATTGATTCAGAACATTTTCAAAGGAAAAGCTAACCGTTCTGCAATTGAGATCGTCGTGTTGAATGCTGCGGTCGGTCTTGTTGTAGCGGATAAGGTTCAATCACTCGAAGCCGGTGTAAAGCTTTCCAAACAGGCAATCGACTCCGGAAATGTGTGGGACCATTATTTGAAAATGTCGGGATCACGGGGGATGAATCGTGTCTATGCTTAA
- a CDS encoding protein-glutamate O-methyltransferase CheR: protein MEQDYTIFTEQIKNHTGIDLALYKEGQMKRRLTSLRDKKGYGSFHDYYKAMKENTILLEEFLDRMTINVSEFYRNPSQWDVLETQLLPKLLESKKTVKAWSAACSTGEEPYTLSMILHHSLRKEDYSILATDIDELALKRAKLGYYLERALQEVPEHFKEFYFKKDGIGYKVEGRLKDNITFEKQNLLLDPFKSDLDLIICRNVLIYFTEEAKVQLYKKFSQALRPGGILFVGSTEQIFEPKNYGLQSVATFFYEKMSDK, encoded by the coding sequence ATGGAGCAGGATTATACGATTTTCACGGAACAAATTAAAAATCATACGGGGATTGATTTAGCTTTATATAAAGAAGGCCAAATGAAACGTAGGCTGACCTCTTTAAGAGACAAAAAGGGGTATGGCAGCTTCCATGATTATTATAAAGCTATGAAAGAAAACACTATACTGTTAGAAGAGTTTTTGGATCGGATGACGATTAATGTATCTGAATTTTACCGAAATCCGTCACAATGGGACGTTTTGGAAACGCAACTTCTACCGAAACTTTTGGAGTCGAAAAAAACAGTCAAAGCGTGGAGCGCGGCTTGTTCAACAGGAGAAGAGCCATACACACTATCGATGATCTTGCACCATTCACTTCGAAAAGAAGATTACTCGATTCTCGCAACAGATATTGACGAACTAGCATTGAAGCGTGCAAAGCTTGGATACTATCTGGAAAGAGCATTGCAAGAAGTTCCTGAACACTTTAAGGAGTTTTATTTTAAAAAGGATGGAATCGGTTATAAAGTTGAAGGTCGGTTAAAGGATAATATAACTTTTGAAAAACAAAATCTACTTCTAGATCCTTTTAAAAGCGATCTGGATCTTATCATTTGTAGGAATGTATTGATATACTTTACAGAAGAGGCAAAAGTACAGCTTTACAAAAAATTCAGTCAAGCGCTACGACCTGGAGGTATTCTTTTTGTAGGGAGTACAGAGCAGATTTTCGAGCCAAAGAATTATGGGCTGCAATCTGTGGCTACCTTTTTTTACGAAAAGATGTCAGACAAGTAG
- the ndk gene encoding nucleoside-diphosphate kinase, with translation MEKTFLMVKPDGVQRNLIGEVVNRFEKKGFKLAGAKLMMISDELAQNHYGEHKERPFFGELVDFITSGPVFAMVWEGENVIATARNMMGKTNPVDAAPGTIRGDYGVQVSQNIIHGSDSPESAEREVSLFFNEEEIVSYDKEIDKWV, from the coding sequence ATGGAGAAAACTTTCTTAATGGTAAAACCTGATGGTGTTCAACGTAACCTAATCGGTGAAGTTGTAAATCGCTTTGAAAAAAAGGGCTTTAAGCTAGCAGGTGCAAAGCTGATGATGATCAGCGATGAGCTTGCTCAAAATCATTACGGTGAGCACAAAGAGCGTCCATTCTTTGGAGAGCTTGTTGACTTTATTACTTCCGGACCTGTATTTGCAATGGTTTGGGAAGGCGAAAATGTAATTGCAACTGCACGTAACATGATGGGAAAAACAAACCCAGTAGACGCAGCACCTGGTACAATTCGCGGTGACTATGGAGTACAAGTCAGCCAGAACATCATTCACGGTTCTGACTCTCCAGAAAGCGCAGAGCGTGAAGTAAGCTTGTTCTTCAATGAAGAGGAGATTGTGAGCTACGATAAAGAAATCGATAAGTGGGTTTAA
- the trpB gene encoding tryptophan synthase subunit beta — MTITIPSEHGRFGRFGGRFVPETLMYALEELELAFQEAMKDSTFLKQLEKELVDYSGRPTPLTYAQNCTELLGGASIYLKREDLNHTGAHKINNAIGQVLLAKRMNKRKVVAETGAGQHGVAVATACARYGLSCTVFMGEEDIQRQSLNVFRMQLLGADVVPVASGSRTLKDATNEAIRYWAGSVQDTFYCIGSVVGPHPYPTIVRDLQSIIGTETREQFLNQVKRLPDAIIACVGGGSNAMGIFHPFLEDSVELIGVEAAGLGTDTPKHAASITKGSIGVIHGSMTYLIQDAYGQIMEPYSISAGLDYPGVGPEHAHLAESGRATYKTITDAEAIEALQVLCEHEGILPAIESAHALAQGFKEAASRGSEEAIVICLSGRGDKDVSTLINIIKGGKANEQV, encoded by the coding sequence TTGACTATAACCATTCCAAGTGAACATGGACGATTCGGTCGATTCGGAGGTAGGTTCGTGCCTGAAACATTAATGTACGCTCTTGAGGAACTAGAGCTAGCATTTCAGGAAGCGATGAAGGATTCCACTTTCTTGAAGCAGCTTGAAAAGGAGCTTGTCGATTATTCTGGACGTCCAACCCCGCTGACCTATGCACAAAATTGTACGGAGCTGCTCGGTGGGGCATCCATTTATTTGAAAAGGGAAGATTTAAACCATACTGGCGCCCATAAAATCAATAATGCAATAGGGCAGGTCCTTCTTGCAAAAAGGATGAATAAACGGAAAGTTGTTGCAGAAACCGGTGCGGGTCAACACGGGGTCGCTGTTGCGACCGCTTGCGCAAGGTACGGTTTATCCTGCACCGTTTTTATGGGTGAGGAGGATATCCAACGACAATCATTGAATGTATTCCGAATGCAACTGCTAGGTGCTGACGTAGTGCCTGTTGCTAGTGGGAGCCGGACGTTAAAGGATGCAACCAATGAAGCGATCCGTTACTGGGCAGGCTCTGTACAGGATACGTTCTATTGTATCGGCTCTGTCGTAGGTCCACATCCTTACCCGACCATCGTACGGGACTTGCAATCTATTATCGGTACAGAGACGAGGGAGCAATTTTTAAATCAAGTAAAGAGACTTCCGGATGCCATTATCGCTTGTGTCGGAGGTGGCAGTAATGCGATGGGGATCTTTCATCCGTTTCTTGAGGATTCGGTTGAATTGATCGGAGTAGAGGCAGCGGGTCTCGGTACGGATACACCGAAACATGCGGCATCGATCACAAAAGGTTCTATCGGTGTCATTCATGGATCGATGACGTATTTAATTCAGGATGCATATGGACAAATTATGGAACCTTATTCGATTTCGGCTGGTTTGGATTATCCAGGTGTTGGTCCGGAGCATGCCCATTTAGCAGAGAGCGGGCGAGCGACGTATAAAACGATAACTGATGCCGAAGCAATTGAAGCGTTGCAGGTTTTATGTGAACATGAAGGGATTCTACCAGCGATCGAGAGCGCACATGCCCTTGCACAAGGGTTTAAAGAAGCCGCTTCACGAGGAAGTGAGGAAGCAATTGTCATTTGTTTATCAGGAAGAGGCGACAAAGATGTCTCCACACTCATTAATATCATCAAAGGGGGGAAAGCAAATGAACAGGTTTGA
- the aroA gene encoding 3-phosphoshikimate 1-carboxyvinyltransferase: MDRVTMHPYKKGLKGTLKMPGDKSITHRAIMLGAVANGKTTVKRYLNSADCNSTIRCVRQLGIHIEEQKDTLTIHGNGWTGLREAEDTLDVGNSGTTIRLLSGILAGSPIHTEITGDASIRRRPMGRVVQPLLKMGASITGKENGEFAPLTIAGGNTKGITYESPVASAQVKSAILFCGLQSEGMTKVTEPYRSRDHSERILKSFGAAVMIDERTVRTNGRQNLQATSIEVPGDISSAAFFLGAGAITPGSQIKMKDVGLNPTRTGIIDILIRMDANISITNKRLFNNEPVGDITIGYSSLQGIEIGGEMIPRLIDEIPMIALIATQASGVTYIKDAAELRMKETDRIETIASELQKLGIVIETTEDGMIIEGNQKVKGGSVSTNDDHRIGMMLAVASCIATDEVSIDGIPSLEVSYPGFLDDLDSLKSE, translated from the coding sequence ATGGACCGAGTGACAATGCATCCATATAAAAAGGGTTTAAAAGGAACACTTAAAATGCCTGGGGATAAATCAATCACGCATAGGGCGATTATGCTTGGAGCGGTCGCAAACGGGAAAACGACAGTGAAACGGTACCTGAACAGTGCTGACTGTAACAGTACGATACGTTGTGTCCGACAATTAGGTATTCACATAGAAGAACAAAAGGATACATTGACGATTCATGGGAACGGCTGGACCGGTCTTAGAGAAGCGGAGGACACGTTAGATGTCGGGAACTCAGGTACGACGATTCGGCTTTTATCGGGCATCTTGGCTGGCAGTCCAATCCATACTGAAATTACGGGAGATGCATCAATTCGAAGGCGTCCGATGGGCCGGGTTGTTCAGCCGCTTTTAAAGATGGGAGCAAGTATAACAGGCAAGGAGAATGGTGAATTTGCACCGTTAACGATTGCTGGCGGGAATACGAAGGGGATTACGTATGAAAGTCCTGTTGCAAGTGCCCAGGTGAAATCAGCGATCCTGTTTTGTGGTTTGCAAAGTGAAGGAATGACCAAAGTAACAGAGCCATACCGTTCTCGTGACCATTCAGAGCGAATCCTCAAGTCGTTCGGAGCGGCGGTCATGATCGATGAGAGAACGGTACGAACAAATGGAAGGCAAAATTTACAAGCAACAAGCATCGAAGTACCTGGTGATATTTCTTCCGCAGCATTTTTTCTCGGTGCAGGTGCAATCACACCAGGCAGCCAAATAAAAATGAAAGATGTAGGCCTGAATCCGACTCGAACAGGCATTATTGATATATTGATCAGAATGGATGCAAATATATCTATTACAAATAAAAGATTGTTTAATAACGAGCCTGTCGGTGACATTACGATCGGATATTCCTCTTTGCAAGGCATTGAAATCGGGGGAGAGATGATTCCAAGGTTAATCGATGAAATCCCGATGATCGCTTTGATCGCTACTCAGGCATCAGGTGTAACTTACATTAAGGATGCGGCTGAACTACGCATGAAAGAAACCGACAGGATTGAAACGATTGCATCAGAGCTGCAGAAGCTTGGAATTGTCATTGAAACTACAGAGGACGGAATGATTATTGAAGGGAACCAGAAGGTGAAGGGAGGTTCAGTCAGTACGAATGATGACCATCGGATCGGGATGATGCTTGCGGTGGCCTCTTGTATTGCAACCGATGAAGTATCAATCGACGGGATTCCTTCATTGGAAGTTTCCTACCCTGGTTTTCTTGATGACCTCGACTCATTAAAATCTGAATAG